A genomic window from Quercus lobata isolate SW786 chromosome 10, ValleyOak3.0 Primary Assembly, whole genome shotgun sequence includes:
- the LOC115963066 gene encoding uncharacterized protein LOC115963066 isoform X2: MAKPLFLPVTPILIPACLCRSHGLRFVYMYQQYMRRRHRKRHHYGFAGGIQALRAHVAEPLILPKNLKQKDFERFNQICYQIVPLLALLDNIQIVVDAPLVGVL; this comes from the exons ATGGCCAAGCCTCTCTTTCTTCCAGTCACGCCCATTCTTATCCCTGCTTGTCTCTGTCGATCTCATGGACTTAGATTTGTGTATATGTACCAGCAATACATGAGAAGAAGACATAGAAAACGGCACCATTATGGCTTTGCTGGCGGCATTCAAGCACTTCGAGCACATGTTGCTGAACCGCTTATATTGCCaaa GAATTTGAAACAGAAGGATTTCGAAAGATTTAACCAA ATTTGCTACCAGATCGTACCGTTATTGGCTTTATTAGACAACATACAGATAGTGGTCGATGCACCCCTGGTAGGGGTACTATAA
- the LOC115964896 gene encoding uncharacterized protein LOC115964896, with product MREGETLKAYLDRYWEMYNEIQGNYNDVVINTFKRGLPTKYGLRKSLTGKLVTSVHQLMDRIDKYKRVEEDQQTGKGKAKVVPQERRDFRSDCFNNSNRPIRDYSEQSGSIGAQAVHAVFREPLHKILEKVKNEPFFQWPSKMAGDPAKRNQNLYCEYHQEPGHTTDDRRNLKNHLDRLIREGKLRHLLHHPVGRQEQTSVEARPSTLRPLIGTINVILTLPL from the coding sequence ATGCGAGAAGGAGAGACCCTGAAGGCCTACTTggataggtattgggagatgtataacgaGATACAGGGAAATTACAATGATGTCGTCATCAACACATTCAAGAGGGGCCTGCCAACAAAGTACGGTTTAAGAAAGTCCTTGACTGGGAAACTGGTCACCAGCGTGCACCAGCTCATGGATCGAATCGACAAATACAAGAGAGTCGAAGAGGACCAACAGACGGGAAAGGGCaaagcgaaggttgtccctcaagaaaggagggacttcaggtcggactGCTTTAACAACAGTAACCGGCCGATAAGGGATTACTCGGAGCAGTCTGGATCCATCGGGGCACAAgcagtccatgctgtgttccgagaaccattACATAAGATCCTAGAGAAAGTGAAGAACGAACCGTTCTTTCAATGGCCAAGTAAGATGGCAGGCGACCCTGcgaaacgtaaccagaacctatATTGCGAATATCACCAAGAACCAGGCCACACCACCGATGACCGCAGAAATCTAAAAAATCACTTGGACCGGCTGATCCGAGAGGGAAAGCTGAGACACCTTTTGCATCATCCTGTTGGACGGCAGGAGCAGACGAGCGTCGAGGCAAGGCCAAGCACATTGAGACCGCTCATTggcacgataaatgtcattcttACACTGCCATTGTAG
- the LOC115963066 gene encoding uncharacterized protein LOC115963066 isoform X1: MAKPLFLPVTPILIPACLCRSHGLRFVYMYQQYMRRRHRKRHHYGFAGGIQALRAHVAEPLILPKNLKQKDFERFNQGNELVHAAYIFSWVCKCHSLHGDIYEQSTNTYKCINRENIILLIQGTL, translated from the exons ATGGCCAAGCCTCTCTTTCTTCCAGTCACGCCCATTCTTATCCCTGCTTGTCTCTGTCGATCTCATGGACTTAGATTTGTGTATATGTACCAGCAATACATGAGAAGAAGACATAGAAAACGGCACCATTATGGCTTTGCTGGCGGCATTCAAGCACTTCGAGCACATGTTGCTGAACCGCTTATATTGCCaaa GAATTTGAAACAGAAGGATTTCGAAAGATTTAACCAA GGAAATGAGCTTGTACACGCAGCATATATATTTAGCTGGGTATGCAAGTGTCATAGCTTACATGGAGACATCTATGAACAAAGTACCAATACATACAAATGCATAAATAGG GAAAATATTATCTTGTTGATTCAAGGTACCCTATGA